A genomic region of Rhodanobacter sp. contains the following coding sequences:
- a CDS encoding S41 family peptidase encodes MRFSTYSLCALLLAAPFVHAQTAPAPAASAPEPPTDLPATHVRADAPAKDADAQPSLDDIRRFSRVYDIVRQAYVEPVSNKELMKDAITGMLAGLDPHSEYLDKDGLAQLDEDTTGQYSGLGIEVLEQDGGLLIVTPIDDTPASRAGIKPGDSIVKIDGVLVDPQNVDEMFKQLRGKPGSKITLTILHKDSDTPVDMHLVRENIAITSVKVRQLEPGYDYIRITQFQSDTASDLERKLGALIAKDGAPKGAVLDLRNNPGGLLTAAVGVSDDFLDSGTIVTTRGRLADSNMSFSAHPGDLLNGAPLVVLVNHGTASAAEIVSGALKDNHRALLMGQRTFGKGVVQTVLPLDADHAVKITTARYYTPNGTSIQAEGIKPDIALAEIDVRKADTAPALIDSEADLPHHLANQNAQAGGDIDNDGSAAATKLATSDYALSQALNVLKGLALAHGAAATPAAK; translated from the coding sequence ATGCGGTTTTCCACCTACAGCCTGTGCGCCCTGTTGCTGGCGGCGCCGTTCGTGCATGCGCAGACCGCCCCGGCCCCGGCCGCCAGCGCACCCGAGCCGCCCACCGACCTGCCCGCCACCCACGTGCGCGCCGACGCCCCCGCCAAGGACGCAGACGCCCAGCCCAGCCTCGACGACATCCGCCGCTTCAGCCGCGTCTACGACATCGTGCGCCAGGCCTACGTCGAGCCGGTGAGCAACAAGGAGCTGATGAAGGACGCGATCACCGGCATGCTCGCCGGCCTCGACCCGCACAGCGAATACCTCGACAAGGACGGCCTGGCCCAGCTCGACGAGGACACCACCGGCCAGTACAGCGGCCTCGGCATCGAGGTGCTGGAACAGGACGGCGGCCTGCTGATCGTCACGCCGATCGACGACACGCCCGCCTCGCGCGCCGGCATCAAGCCCGGCGACAGCATCGTGAAGATCGACGGCGTACTGGTCGACCCGCAGAACGTGGACGAGATGTTCAAGCAGCTGCGCGGCAAGCCCGGCAGCAAGATCACCCTGACCATCCTGCACAAGGACAGCGACACGCCGGTGGACATGCACCTGGTGCGCGAGAACATCGCCATCACCAGCGTCAAGGTGCGCCAGCTCGAACCCGGCTACGACTACATCCGCATCACCCAGTTCCAGAGCGACACCGCCTCCGACCTGGAGCGCAAGCTGGGCGCGCTGATCGCCAAGGACGGCGCGCCCAAGGGCGCCGTGCTGGACCTGCGCAACAACCCCGGCGGCCTGCTCACCGCCGCGGTGGGCGTCAGCGACGACTTCCTCGATTCCGGCACCATCGTCACCACGCGCGGCCGCCTGGCCGACTCCAACATGAGCTTCAGCGCACACCCGGGCGACCTGCTCAACGGCGCACCGCTGGTGGTGCTGGTGAACCACGGCACCGCTTCCGCCGCCGAGATCGTCTCCGGCGCGCTGAAGGACAACCACCGCGCGCTGCTGATGGGCCAGCGCACCTTCGGCAAGGGCGTGGTGCAGACCGTGCTGCCGCTGGACGCCGACCATGCGGTGAAGATCACCACCGCGCGCTACTACACGCCCAACGGCACCTCGATCCAGGCCGAGGGCATCAAGCCCGACATCGCGCTGGCCGAAATCGACGTGCGCAAGGCCGACACGGCGCCCGCGCTGATCGACTCCGAAGCCGACCTGCCGCACCACCTCGCCAACCAGAACGCCCAGGCCGGCGGCGACATCGACAACGACGGCAGCGCCGCCGCCACCAAGCTCGCCACCAGCGACTATGCGCTGTCGCAGGCGCTCAACGTGCTCAAGGGACTGGCGCTGGCGCATGGGGCGGCCGCGACACCGGCCGCGAAATAA
- a CDS encoding glyoxalase/bleomycin resistance/dioxygenase family protein yields MPNPPAAAAVLYAKDIASVGNFYAEVAGLRRVHEEPGHLVLESEAFQLVVVAVPRKLAATIHVADPPQRRENTAIKLVFTVASLAAARAAAQTHGGQLDTASREWAFQGTQVCDGHDPEGNVVQFRERAPRGVDAAGSLPQR; encoded by the coding sequence ATGCCAAACCCGCCTGCGGCCGCCGCCGTCCTGTACGCCAAGGACATCGCCAGCGTCGGCAACTTCTATGCGGAGGTCGCCGGCCTGCGGCGTGTGCACGAAGAGCCGGGCCACCTCGTGCTGGAATCGGAAGCCTTCCAGCTCGTGGTCGTCGCCGTTCCGCGCAAGCTTGCGGCAACCATCCACGTCGCCGATCCGCCGCAGCGCCGCGAAAACACGGCGATCAAACTGGTTTTCACGGTCGCCAGCCTCGCAGCGGCGCGGGCAGCGGCGCAGACGCACGGCGGCCAGCTCGACACGGCCTCGCGCGAGTGGGCGTTTCAGGGTACGCAGGTTTGCGACGGCCACGATCCGGAAGGCAACGTGGTGCAGTTTCGCGAACGCGCGCCCCGAGGCGTCGATGCGGCGGGTTCGCTGCCGCAGCGCTGA
- a CDS encoding SAM-dependent methyltransferase produces MSSRLPEPGADERAHSDRLLQHLREQIAAHGPMPFSQFMERCLYAPGLGYYSAGKTKFGEAGDFVTAPELGELFARCVANVVAPVLDTLGEPATFLELGGGSGAFAEAVLKALAEAGSLPHRYLILEPSADLRERQRERLAAALPAAVNARVRWLDGPPDHGWRGVLFANEVIDALPATRIAMKNGEVYEEYVALDGEGRLMRVDRPADALVAGAVRHVERDLGEDFADGYRSEILPQLPYWLQAVAGSLEAGVMLFVDYGYVRREFYQPDRRDGTLMAHYRHRAHGDPLWLPGLNDLTASVDFTALAEAGNSAGFGVAAYLPQAQFLIASGLQEAFASAHAKAADEAARYRLAQEVKRLTLPDRMGESFQAMLFARGMDMLPLPAELLEADQGGRL; encoded by the coding sequence ATGTCTTCCCGCCTCCCCGAACCCGGCGCCGACGAGCGCGCGCATTCCGACCGCCTGCTGCAGCACCTGCGCGAGCAGATCGCTGCCCACGGCCCGATGCCCTTCTCGCAATTCATGGAGCGCTGCCTCTACGCGCCGGGGCTGGGCTACTACAGCGCCGGCAAGACCAAGTTCGGCGAGGCCGGCGATTTCGTCACCGCGCCGGAACTGGGCGAACTGTTCGCACGCTGCGTGGCGAACGTGGTGGCGCCGGTGCTGGACACGCTGGGTGAACCGGCCACGTTCCTCGAACTCGGCGGCGGCAGCGGCGCGTTCGCCGAGGCGGTACTCAAAGCGCTCGCCGAAGCCGGCAGCCTGCCGCATCGCTATTTGATCCTCGAACCCAGCGCCGACCTGCGCGAGCGCCAGCGCGAACGCCTCGCCGCCGCGTTGCCGGCCGCGGTCAACGCGCGCGTGCGCTGGCTGGACGGCCCGCCCGACCATGGCTGGCGCGGCGTGCTGTTCGCCAACGAGGTGATCGACGCGCTGCCCGCCACGCGCATCGCGATGAAGAACGGCGAGGTGTACGAGGAATACGTGGCGCTGGACGGCGAAGGCCGGCTGATGCGCGTGGACCGTCCCGCCGATGCGCTGGTGGCCGGCGCGGTGCGCCATGTCGAGCGCGACCTCGGCGAGGACTTCGCCGACGGCTACCGCAGCGAGATATTGCCGCAGCTGCCGTATTGGCTGCAGGCCGTGGCCGGTTCGCTGGAGGCCGGCGTGATGCTGTTCGTCGACTACGGCTACGTGCGCCGCGAGTTCTACCAGCCCGACCGCCGCGACGGCACCTTGATGGCGCACTACCGCCACCGCGCGCACGGCGATCCGCTGTGGCTGCCCGGCCTCAACGACCTCACCGCCTCGGTGGATTTCACCGCGCTGGCGGAGGCCGGCAACAGCGCCGGCTTCGGCGTGGCCGCGTACCTGCCGCAGGCGCAGTTCCTGATCGCCAGCGGCCTGCAGGAAGCCTTCGCGTCGGCCCATGCGAAGGCCGCCGACGAAGCGGCGCGCTACCGCCTCGCGCAGGAGGTGAAGCGGCTGACGCTGCCCGACCGCATGGGCGAAAGTTTCCAGGCGATGCTGTTCGCGCGCGGCATGGACATGCTTCCGTTGCCGGCGGAGCTGCTGGAGGCGGATCAGGGCGGGCGCTTGTAG
- a CDS encoding pteridine reductase, giving the protein MPPRHERPVALVTGAGKRVGAVIARRLHAAGYDLVLHCRHSAEAAQRLAAELERGRTGSTLVLQAELADPHAPAALVDATLTRFGRLDALVNNASAFFPTPVGTATVAQWNELFASNAQAPFFLAQAATPALRAARGAIVNLVDIYAERALANHPIYCMAKAALAAMTRALALDLAPDIRVNGVAPGAVLWPSDGKPYDDQQAMLARTPLQRAGSPEDVAGAVLWLLRDAPYVTGQIIRVDGGRTLTV; this is encoded by the coding sequence ATGCCGCCCCGCCACGAACGCCCCGTCGCCCTGGTCACCGGTGCCGGCAAGCGCGTGGGCGCGGTGATCGCGCGCCGCCTGCACGCGGCCGGTTACGACCTCGTCCTGCACTGCCGTCATTCGGCCGAGGCAGCGCAAAGGCTGGCCGCGGAACTGGAGCGCGGGCGCACCGGCAGCACCCTCGTGCTGCAGGCCGAACTGGCCGACCCACATGCGCCGGCCGCACTGGTGGACGCCACGCTAACGCGCTTCGGCCGGCTCGATGCGCTGGTCAACAACGCCTCGGCGTTCTTTCCCACGCCGGTCGGCACCGCCACCGTCGCGCAATGGAACGAGCTGTTCGCCTCGAACGCGCAGGCGCCGTTCTTCCTCGCCCAGGCCGCCACGCCCGCACTGCGGGCCGCCCGCGGCGCCATCGTCAACCTGGTGGACATCTATGCCGAGCGCGCGCTGGCGAACCATCCCATCTACTGCATGGCCAAGGCCGCACTGGCGGCGATGACCCGCGCGCTGGCGCTGGACCTCGCTCCGGACATCCGCGTCAACGGCGTGGCCCCCGGCGCCGTGCTGTGGCCCAGCGACGGCAAGCCCTACGACGACCAGCAGGCGATGCTCGCCCGCACCCCCCTGCAGCGCGCCGGCTCGCCCGAGGACGTGGCCGGCGCCGTGCTGTGGCTGCTGCGCGACGCGCCCTACGTGACCGGACAGATCATCCGCGTCGACGGCGGGCGCACGCTCACGGTGTGA
- a CDS encoding DUF6159 family protein, which translates to MAGKFARSWALMKASAGLLREDKSLLVFPLLAGVCSVAVAASFLVPVVLAAIGHHADVDGRHFPPLYYAVLFAFYLVQYFVIVFFNTALVGVALARLRGEPAGLADGFALARSRLGSIFGYALIAATVGLLLRMLQERLGLIGRFVVGLLGLAWTVATFLVVPVLASEGTGPMDAVKRSAELLKRTWGENLIGNAGLGVVFGLVMFLFVLLAAAAMVGAAATGSVAAMVLAGVVIVAAFIVLGLVQSTLQGIYSAALYRYAEAGEVGGGFDQALLESAFRAKR; encoded by the coding sequence ATGGCCGGAAAATTCGCCCGTAGCTGGGCATTGATGAAGGCGAGCGCAGGCCTGTTGCGCGAGGACAAGTCGCTCTTGGTATTCCCCTTGCTGGCAGGCGTATGCAGCGTGGCGGTGGCGGCGAGTTTCCTGGTTCCGGTGGTGCTGGCGGCGATCGGCCATCATGCCGACGTGGACGGGCGCCATTTTCCGCCGCTGTATTACGCGGTGCTGTTCGCGTTCTACCTCGTGCAGTACTTCGTGATCGTGTTCTTCAACACCGCGCTGGTCGGCGTGGCGCTGGCGCGACTGCGCGGCGAGCCGGCCGGTCTGGCCGACGGCTTCGCGCTGGCGCGTTCGCGGCTGGGCAGCATCTTCGGCTACGCGCTGATCGCCGCCACGGTGGGTCTGCTGCTGCGCATGCTGCAGGAGCGGCTGGGGCTGATCGGCCGCTTCGTGGTGGGCCTGCTCGGGCTGGCGTGGACGGTGGCCACCTTCCTGGTGGTGCCGGTGCTGGCCAGCGAGGGTACCGGCCCGATGGATGCGGTGAAGCGCAGCGCGGAGCTGCTCAAGCGCACCTGGGGCGAGAACCTGATCGGCAACGCGGGGCTGGGCGTGGTGTTCGGCCTGGTGATGTTCCTGTTCGTGCTGCTCGCCGCCGCGGCGATGGTCGGTGCGGCGGCCACCGGATCGGTCGCCGCCATGGTGCTGGCGGGCGTGGTGATCGTGGCCGCCTTCATCGTGCTCGGCCTGGTGCAGTCCACCTTGCAGGGCATCTATTCCGCCGCGCTGTACCGCTATGCGGAAGCGGGCGAAGTGGGCGGCGGTTTCGACCAGGCGCTGCTGGAGTCGGCGTTCCGCGCCAAGCGCTGA
- the folK_2 gene encoding 2-amino-4-hydroxy-6-hydroxymethyldihydropteridine diphosphokinase: MERVYLSLGSNLEPRRYLNAALAELRARFGGITISPAYRSKSVGFDGADFVNLAVGLDTDLEPGALNDWLHALEDRHGRRRDVPRYSDRTLDVDIVLYGTRVIDGPGHLQIPRKELRHAFVLKPLADIAPQARHPVSGLTMAELWAAFPQEREPLVSEPL; encoded by the coding sequence ATGGAGCGCGTCTATCTCAGCCTCGGCTCCAACCTCGAGCCGCGGCGCTACCTCAACGCGGCGCTGGCCGAACTGCGCGCGCGCTTCGGCGGCATCACCATATCGCCGGCCTATCGCAGCAAATCGGTGGGTTTCGACGGCGCGGACTTCGTCAACCTCGCGGTGGGCCTCGATACCGATCTCGAACCCGGGGCGCTCAACGACTGGCTGCACGCGCTGGAGGACCGCCACGGCCGCCGCCGCGACGTGCCGCGCTACTCCGACCGCACGCTGGACGTGGACATCGTGCTCTACGGCACGCGCGTGATCGACGGCCCCGGGCACCTGCAGATTCCGCGCAAGGAGCTGCGGCACGCCTTCGTGCTGAAGCCGCTGGCCGACATCGCGCCGCAGGCGCGGCATCCGGTCAGCGGCCTGACGATGGCCGAGCTGTGGGCGGCGTTTCCGCAGGAACGCGAGCCGCTGGTGTCCGAGCCGCTCTGA
- the folB gene encoding dihydroneopterin aldolase, with protein MDIVFIEDLRIDAVIGIYDWERRVRQTLAFDIEMAFDNAVPAASDDIAHTLNYKDVSKRLMDYVGASSFGLVETLAERCAAIIREEFGVQWVRLKLSKPGAVRGAKAVGVRIERGTRPD; from the coding sequence ATGGACATCGTTTTCATCGAAGACCTGCGCATCGACGCCGTGATCGGCATCTACGACTGGGAGCGCCGCGTGCGGCAGACGTTGGCGTTCGACATCGAGATGGCGTTCGACAATGCCGTGCCGGCCGCCAGCGACGACATCGCGCACACGCTGAACTACAAGGACGTGTCCAAGCGGCTGATGGACTACGTGGGCGCGTCGAGCTTCGGCCTGGTGGAAACGCTGGCCGAACGCTGCGCGGCGATCATCCGCGAGGAGTTCGGCGTGCAGTGGGTGCGGCTGAAACTCTCCAAGCCCGGCGCGGTGCGTGGCGCGAAGGCGGTGGGCGTGCGCATCGAGCGCGGCACGCGGCCGGATTGA
- a CDS encoding OsmC family protein, with protein sequence MSATPAVTASIAATPYAVRLADDRGHVWQGDEPPALHGGDTAPDPHRLLLSSLGACTAITLKMYAERKGWPLEGVEVALDFNPDGTLPPGSHRIDRRITLHGALSDEQRGRLLQIANACPIHKVLSGEIIIDSALE encoded by the coding sequence ATGAGCGCCACACCCGCCGTCACCGCCAGCATTGCCGCCACGCCCTACGCGGTGCGTCTCGCCGACGACCGCGGGCACGTCTGGCAAGGCGACGAGCCGCCCGCCCTGCACGGCGGCGACACCGCTCCCGACCCGCACCGCCTGCTGCTCTCCAGCCTCGGCGCCTGCACCGCGATCACGCTGAAGATGTACGCCGAGCGCAAGGGCTGGCCGCTGGAAGGCGTGGAGGTGGCGCTGGATTTCAACCCCGACGGCACGCTGCCGCCCGGCAGCCACCGGATCGACCGACGCATCACGCTGCACGGCGCCTTGAGCGACGAACAGCGCGGGCGCCTGCTGCAGATCGCCAACGCCTGCCCCATCCACAAGGTGCTGAGCGGCGAGATCATCATCGACTCCGCGCTGGAATAA
- the dbpA gene encoding ATP-dependent RNA helicase DbpA, whose amino-acid sequence MRSWRMTAFATLPLKPALLASLETLGYAAMTPVQAQSLPPMLAGRDVIAQAQTGSGKTAAFGLALLQALEVETIRLQALVLCPTRELADQVSKAIRKLAANIPNVKLLTLCGGMPLGPQLASLAHDPHIVVGTPGRVQEHLKRGSLHGGGIKVLVLDEADRMLDMGFSEAIDDIVGRIAKHHQTLLFSATYAEEIRAVSGRVQNDPVEITIDAPAEARPAIEQQFIEVEPAHKLDALAQLLTGERGQHALVFCNMRKDVDAVAQELDRRGFSALALHGDMEQRDRDEVLVRFANRSCSVLVATDVAARGLDIAGLPLVLSHDIAHDPDTHTHRIGRTGRAGESGLAITLCTPRERPKAANIEEASGTPLPWRVLKLAPPRGKTLHLAPMKTLVIDAGRQDKLRPGDILGALTGDAGLEAKDIGKIDVFATRAYVAITRALANKALERLRAGRIKGRNFRVRPLG is encoded by the coding sequence ATGCGATCATGGCGCATGACCGCCTTCGCCACCCTGCCGCTCAAACCCGCCCTGCTCGCCAGCCTCGAAACCCTCGGCTACGCCGCCATGACGCCGGTGCAGGCGCAAAGCCTGCCGCCGATGCTGGCAGGCCGCGACGTGATCGCGCAGGCGCAGACCGGCAGCGGCAAGACCGCCGCCTTCGGCCTTGCGCTGCTGCAGGCGCTGGAGGTGGAGACCATCCGCCTGCAGGCGCTGGTGCTGTGCCCCACCCGCGAACTGGCCGACCAGGTCAGCAAGGCGATCCGCAAGCTCGCCGCCAACATCCCCAACGTGAAGCTGCTGACCCTGTGCGGCGGCATGCCGCTTGGCCCGCAGCTGGCCTCGCTCGCGCACGATCCGCACATCGTGGTCGGCACACCCGGCCGCGTACAGGAACACTTGAAGCGCGGCAGCCTGCACGGCGGCGGTATCAAGGTGCTGGTGCTGGACGAGGCCGACCGCATGCTCGACATGGGTTTCAGCGAGGCCATCGACGACATCGTCGGGCGCATCGCCAAGCACCACCAGACCCTGCTGTTCTCGGCCACCTATGCCGAGGAGATCCGCGCGGTGAGCGGTCGCGTGCAGAACGACCCCGTGGAAATCACCATCGACGCGCCCGCCGAAGCCCGGCCGGCGATCGAGCAGCAGTTCATCGAAGTCGAGCCGGCGCACAAGCTCGATGCGCTGGCGCAGTTGTTGACCGGCGAACGCGGCCAGCACGCGCTGGTGTTCTGCAACATGCGCAAGGACGTGGACGCGGTGGCGCAGGAGCTGGACCGCCGCGGCTTCTCCGCGCTGGCCCTGCACGGCGACATGGAACAGCGCGACCGCGACGAGGTGCTGGTGCGCTTCGCCAACCGCAGCTGCTCGGTGCTGGTGGCCACCGACGTCGCGGCGCGCGGTCTCGACATCGCCGGGCTGCCGCTGGTGCTCAGCCACGACATCGCGCACGACCCGGACACCCACACCCACCGCATCGGCCGCACCGGCCGCGCCGGCGAATCCGGCCTGGCGATCACCCTGTGCACGCCGCGCGAGCGGCCCAAGGCGGCCAACATCGAAGAAGCCTCGGGCACACCGCTGCCGTGGCGCGTGTTGAAACTGGCGCCGCCGCGCGGCAAGACCCTGCACCTCGCGCCGATGAAGACCCTGGTGATCGACGCCGGCCGGCAGGACAAGCTGCGCCCCGGCGACATCCTCGGCGCGCTCACCGGCGATGCCGGGCTCGAGGCGAAGGACATCGGCAAGATCGACGTGTTCGCCACCCGCGCCTACGTGGCGATCACGCGCGCGCTGGCGAACAAGGCG